A window of Mytilus edulis chromosome 10, xbMytEdul2.2, whole genome shotgun sequence contains these coding sequences:
- the LOC139490844 gene encoding popeye domain-containing protein 1-B-like isoform X2 — protein sequence MATNFTTTENVTGHQPEDLSSIPTRLKRRMQIYNTTTPEPQNFQYNDSYSMNNYTSNCTNMSVGGTAEGTFSCSDWQDAQHALFQLANFCLIISFLTPSSFKHHAFFLRLVISFGYLFFGLWAGVFVCMPDVLAWNLGFLLVNFVHVMYLGYQMCPTRLGHLTKELYEKMFKPLNVDRKRFKALTNIGDTYLLTKGTYYATEGRTKCGNKLSILLKGRLKVMYQNMFLHSIEPNQFIDSPEYDMYGNCDTDETYQVSIVASEDSFLLTMSVIKLKTYLDTDPFISNVFYNVVGKDVSNKLYQIQELLLNNPDYMQALPSRQSSMVNLRSALVTQNSSVALYKLNCFGVDLKDLHFRLEHQPTFQW from the exons ATGGCAACGAATTTCACCACTACAGAAAACGTCACAGGTCACCAACCCGAAGATTTGTCGTCTATTCCGACACGCTTAAAACGGCGAATGCAGATATATAACACAACTACTCCAGAACCGCAGAACTTTCAATACAATGATTCATACAGTATGAACAATTATACGTCCAACTGTACAAATATGTCCGTCGGAGGAACGGCTGAGGGTACATTTTCATGTAGCGATTGGCAAGATGCCCAGCATGCATTATTCCAGTTGGCGAATTTTTGCCTTATCATTTCATTTCTGACACCAAGTAGTTTTAAACACCATGCTTTCTTCCTGCGACTTGTTATCAGCTTTGGATATTTATTTTTCGGTCTTTGGGCTGGAGTGTTCGTGTGTATGCCTGATGTGTTAGCATGGAATCTTGGGTTTCTACTTGTCAATTTTGTGCACGTGATGTACCTAGGATATCAAATGTGCCCAACAAGATTAGGACACCTTACAAAGGAGCTTTATGAAAAAATGTTCAAGCCTTTAAACGTAGATAGAAAACGATTCAAAGCATTAACAAATATTGGAGATACTTATTTGTTGACAAAAGGAACATACTATGCTACAGAAGGAAGAACTAAATGTGGGAATAAGCTTTCTATTTTGCTAAAAGGCAG GTTAAAAGTGATGTATCAAAACATGTTTCTACATTCCATTGAACCTAATCAATTCATAGATTCCCCGGAGTATGATATGTATGGTAACTGTGATACTGACGAAACATACCAG GTGTCTATTGTAGCATCTGAAGACAGCTTTCTACTAACAATGTCTGTTATAAAACTTAAAACATATCTAGATACCGATCCATTTATCTCAAATGTATTTTACAACGTGGTTGGAAAGGACGTAAGCAACAAGCTTTATCAAATCCAAGAATTGTTATTAAATAATCCAGACTATATGCAAGCATTACCCAGTCGTCAGTCATCTATGGTCAATCTGAGAAGTGCCCTTGTAACACAAAACTCGTCAGTTGCATTATATAAATTGAATTGTTTTGGAGTAGACCTGAAAG ATTTACATTTCAGGTTGGAACATCAGCCAACATTCCAGTGGTGA
- the LOC139490844 gene encoding popeye domain-containing protein 1-B-like isoform X1, which produces MATNFTTTENVTGHQPEDLSSIPTRLKRRMQIYNTTTPEPQNFQYNDSYSMNNYTSNCTNMSVGGTAEGTFSCSDWQDAQHALFQLANFCLIISFLTPSSFKHHAFFLRLVISFGYLFFGLWAGVFVCMPDVLAWNLGFLLVNFVHVMYLGYQMCPTRLGHLTKELYEKMFKPLNVDRKRFKALTNIGDTYLLTKGTYYATEGRTKCGNKLSILLKGRLKVMYQNMFLHSIEPNQFIDSPEYDMYGNCDTDETYQVSIVASEDSFLLTMSVIKLKTYLDTDPFISNVFYNVVGKDVSNKLYQIQELLLNNPDYMQALPSRQSSMVNLRSALVTQNSSVALYKLNCFGVDLKGWNISQHSSGEETITHYPVETFESQV; this is translated from the exons ATGGCAACGAATTTCACCACTACAGAAAACGTCACAGGTCACCAACCCGAAGATTTGTCGTCTATTCCGACACGCTTAAAACGGCGAATGCAGATATATAACACAACTACTCCAGAACCGCAGAACTTTCAATACAATGATTCATACAGTATGAACAATTATACGTCCAACTGTACAAATATGTCCGTCGGAGGAACGGCTGAGGGTACATTTTCATGTAGCGATTGGCAAGATGCCCAGCATGCATTATTCCAGTTGGCGAATTTTTGCCTTATCATTTCATTTCTGACACCAAGTAGTTTTAAACACCATGCTTTCTTCCTGCGACTTGTTATCAGCTTTGGATATTTATTTTTCGGTCTTTGGGCTGGAGTGTTCGTGTGTATGCCTGATGTGTTAGCATGGAATCTTGGGTTTCTACTTGTCAATTTTGTGCACGTGATGTACCTAGGATATCAAATGTGCCCAACAAGATTAGGACACCTTACAAAGGAGCTTTATGAAAAAATGTTCAAGCCTTTAAACGTAGATAGAAAACGATTCAAAGCATTAACAAATATTGGAGATACTTATTTGTTGACAAAAGGAACATACTATGCTACAGAAGGAAGAACTAAATGTGGGAATAAGCTTTCTATTTTGCTAAAAGGCAG GTTAAAAGTGATGTATCAAAACATGTTTCTACATTCCATTGAACCTAATCAATTCATAGATTCCCCGGAGTATGATATGTATGGTAACTGTGATACTGACGAAACATACCAG GTGTCTATTGTAGCATCTGAAGACAGCTTTCTACTAACAATGTCTGTTATAAAACTTAAAACATATCTAGATACCGATCCATTTATCTCAAATGTATTTTACAACGTGGTTGGAAAGGACGTAAGCAACAAGCTTTATCAAATCCAAGAATTGTTATTAAATAATCCAGACTATATGCAAGCATTACCCAGTCGTCAGTCATCTATGGTCAATCTGAGAAGTGCCCTTGTAACACAAAACTCGTCAGTTGCATTATATAAATTGAATTGTTTTGGAGTAGACCTGAAAG GTTGGAACATCAGCCAACATTCCAGTGGTGAAGAGACAATAACACATTACCCTGTTGAAACTTTTGAAAGTCAAGTATAA